In Desulfosporosinus sp. Sb-LF, the following are encoded in one genomic region:
- the lepB gene encoding signal peptidase I, protein MVNKSRSIYKFLFETLEILIFAFVLSWGLRSTIVEAMTIPSGSMLPTIQLQDRVIVDKIYYKFSGINRGDIIVFNPPKNVSNPTGGPWIKRVIGLPGDIVQIKDGQVYINSKALTEPYEMAKPDYNYGPLLVSANSYFVLGDNRNNSLDSHIWGVLPTKNVIGREVFRYWPFDEFGLLAK, encoded by the coding sequence ATGGTCAATAAATCAAGAAGTATTTATAAGTTTTTGTTTGAGACGCTAGAGATCTTAATTTTTGCGTTCGTACTATCATGGGGATTACGGAGTACTATTGTTGAGGCAATGACTATTCCATCAGGTTCGATGTTACCTACTATTCAATTACAAGATAGAGTAATAGTTGACAAAATATACTATAAATTTTCGGGGATAAATAGAGGAGATATTATAGTTTTTAACCCGCCTAAAAATGTAAGTAATCCAACTGGTGGGCCGTGGATAAAAAGAGTTATTGGTTTGCCGGGAGATATTGTACAAATTAAAGATGGGCAAGTATATATTAATAGCAAAGCCTTAACAGAGCCTTATGAAATGGCAAAACCGGATTATAATTATGGGCCATTATTAGTTTCTGCAAATTCGTACTTTGTATTGGGTGATAATCGAAATAACAGTCTTGATAGTCATATCTGGGGAGTATTGCCGACTAAAAACGTTATTGGAAGAGAAGTGTTTAGGTACTGGCCATTTGATGAATTTGGATTGCTTGCCAAATAA
- a CDS encoding alpha/beta fold hydrolase, which translates to MIALDSRGHGKSDKPLQYTLDDHVKDVISLLDHLKIERASILGVSMGSYIAQGVAVTHPERVDKLILVVPKSNGKTTSMKELLARHKDELKGLGGEEQMQFLSKHIYHNFSAIQKRITEIGQYETILTSEQQEAASKALEAFDFRQQLPYVIAETLVISGKYDGLNPPERGREIAILLPHASFVEFENSGHIPPAEEPERFLKVVTDFLEQ; encoded by the coding sequence GTGATCGCCTTAGATTCACGAGGACATGGAAAATCCGATAAACCTTTACAGTACACGTTGGATGACCATGTTAAAGATGTTATTTCCCTGCTAGATCATTTAAAAATAGAGCGGGCAAGTATCCTTGGTGTATCAATGGGAAGCTATATTGCGCAGGGAGTAGCTGTAACCCATCCAGAAAGAGTTGATAAACTAATCCTTGTGGTTCCAAAGTCAAATGGAAAAACCACATCAATGAAGGAACTTTTGGCTCGTCATAAAGATGAATTAAAGGGATTAGGCGGAGAAGAACAGATGCAATTTTTATCAAAGCATATCTATCATAATTTTTCTGCAATACAAAAAAGAATAACGGAAATAGGTCAATATGAAACAATATTAACTTCTGAGCAACAAGAAGCTGCCAGCAAAGCATTGGAAGCGTTTGATTTTCGTCAACAATTGCCTTATGTAATTGCTGAAACACTTGTTATTAGTGGAAAGTATGACGGTCTTAATCCGCCAGAAAGAGGAAGAGAAATAGCTATACTTTTGCCACATGCGTCTTTTGTAGAATTTGAGAATTCTGGTCATATTCCTCCAGCAGAAGAACCCGAACGCTTTTTAAAAGTAGTTACGGATTTTCTTGAACAATAG
- a CDS encoding VC0807 family protein, whose product MYSVEDRNQRIRHAQKKLIPNLIINLILPWLLYVVLRPHFTNDTIPLAISAIIPTIKTIVQWVSHRRFDWIGFVSITILAIALIVTYLSGGSALPLKLIQPAIFGLIGLVFLGSVLVGRPLLVIMVGTFRRQNNEHFNNPLMLKKLTIMTALFGGVSLIGALTHIVTALILPTSAFLAVNNLISIAIIAALILFAKVIVPKIK is encoded by the coding sequence ATGTACTCAGTCGAGGATAGAAATCAACGCATTAGGCATGCACAAAAGAAACTAATTCCCAATTTAATAATAAACTTGATCCTACCTTGGTTATTATACGTAGTTTTACGTCCACATTTTACTAATGACACCATTCCTCTTGCCATATCGGCTATCATTCCTACTATAAAGACTATAGTTCAGTGGGTAAGTCATCGCCGATTTGATTGGATTGGATTTGTGAGTATTACTATTTTAGCAATAGCGTTAATAGTAACTTATCTCTCAGGTGGCAGTGCATTGCCACTTAAGCTTATTCAACCCGCAATATTCGGATTGATTGGCTTAGTGTTTCTTGGATCAGTTCTGGTAGGAAGACCATTGTTAGTTATAATGGTTGGCACTTTCAGGCGTCAAAACAATGAGCATTTTAACAATCCGTTAATGCTTAAGAAACTGACAATTATGACTGCATTGTTTGGTGGAGTATCTTTAATTGGAGCGTTGACACACATTGTAACGGCGTTAATATTACCAACTAGTGCCTTTCTCGCGGTAAATAATTTAATAAGCATTGCAATAATTGCAGCTTTGATATTATTTGCAAAAGTGATTGTTCCGAAAATTAAATAG
- a CDS encoding TetR/AcrR family transcriptional regulator: MKKVIIMPRNKMENQRIRDSQRASILEAAKGVFARKGWASTVADIAAASKVSQGLIYHYFSNKEAIFSELMAKAIQSDSLSFETVLKSEGTPTQRLETLITRIIKYRHESIKTIGITVKLAMDVPSTGNNHEIMRRILQNLPSEDSEVKDLQELMKKRFQSLRDVITQLIVEGQNSGEFALDNPSKLALMIITCIESLTRFALDQLEYFEKYYPYTEIIMRMLKP, from the coding sequence ATGAAAAAGGTGATTATAATGCCACGTAATAAAATGGAAAATCAACGCATTCGGGATTCACAACGTGCAAGTATTTTAGAAGCAGCTAAAGGAGTCTTTGCTCGAAAGGGTTGGGCTAGCACCGTAGCGGATATTGCAGCTGCCTCTAAAGTGAGTCAGGGACTAATTTATCATTATTTTTCAAACAAGGAAGCCATATTTAGCGAACTCATGGCAAAAGCCATTCAATCTGATTCGTTATCGTTTGAGACAGTCCTTAAATCTGAAGGAACACCTACTCAACGTCTGGAAACGCTAATTACAAGAATAATCAAATACAGGCACGAATCCATCAAAACAATTGGAATTACCGTTAAACTGGCGATGGATGTTCCGTCGACAGGTAATAACCACGAAATCATGCGAAGGATACTTCAAAATCTACCGAGTGAAGATTCGGAGGTAAAAGACCTTCAAGAATTAATGAAGAAACGATTTCAATCTCTGCGTGATGTTATCACTCAGTTGATTGTTGAAGGTCAAAACAGCGGTGAGTTTGCGCTGGACAATCCTTCTAAGTTGGCACTAATGATAATCACTTGTATTGAAAGCCTAACAAGGTTTGCACTAGATCAACTGGAATATTTTGAAAAATATTATCCATATACCGAAATTATCATGCGTATGTTAAAACCATAA
- a CDS encoding recombinase family protein: MQEESRSISENVTWGQRKRFADGKVSLPYGQFLGYEKGKDGLPRIVESEAVTVRLIYRLFLEGKTQSGIAKHLTQSGVPTPSGKVKWPVSTVESILTNEKYKGDAMLQKTFTVDFLTKKKKVNEGEIPQYYVENSHPAVIEPEIFDIVQFEMKRRKEKGGHHSGASCFSSKLVCGECGHFYGSKVWHSTSKYRRTILQCNYKFKGSEKCGTPHFDEATLKQLFLNAFNQLITNKYEIMENCEMIKQVLTDNAALNSEAENLQSEIAVVTELIHQCVDENARSVIDQVEYQQRYNGLVARYEKAKNTLEKIEELRQARRVKREQLDAFLATLLRQDSVLIEFDETLWFAVMDKVTVYASMISSLLLGMVW; this comes from the coding sequence ATGCAGGAGGAAAGCCGAAGCATCTCTGAAAATGTTACTTGGGGTCAAAGAAAGCGATTTGCAGATGGGAAGGTCAGCTTGCCATATGGACAATTCCTTGGTTACGAAAAGGGCAAGGATGGTTTGCCGAGGATTGTGGAATCGGAAGCCGTCACCGTTCGGTTGATTTATCGGCTTTTCCTTGAAGGCAAGACGCAATCAGGTATTGCAAAACACCTCACACAAAGCGGAGTGCCAACACCATCCGGTAAAGTAAAATGGCCGGTCAGCACGGTTGAGAGTATTCTCACCAACGAAAAATACAAAGGCGATGCAATGTTGCAAAAGACATTCACAGTGGACTTTCTCACCAAAAAGAAAAAAGTCAATGAGGGCGAGATTCCTCAGTATTATGTTGAGAACAGTCATCCAGCGGTTATCGAACCCGAAATATTCGATATAGTTCAATTTGAGATGAAACGCCGTAAAGAAAAAGGCGGGCACCACAGTGGGGCCAGCTGTTTCTCAAGTAAACTAGTTTGCGGTGAGTGCGGCCATTTCTATGGATCAAAGGTGTGGCACTCCACCAGCAAATACCGCCGCACGATTTTGCAATGCAACTATAAGTTCAAAGGTTCCGAAAAATGCGGAACACCACACTTCGATGAAGCCACCCTTAAGCAGTTATTTTTAAATGCCTTTAACCAACTGATAACAAACAAGTATGAAATCATGGAAAACTGTGAAATGATCAAGCAGGTATTGACAGACAATGCCGCCTTGAATTCTGAAGCTGAAAACCTGCAAAGCGAGATTGCGGTGGTTACAGAGCTGATTCACCAATGTGTAGATGAGAATGCCCGCTCGGTTATCGATCAGGTTGAATACCAACAACGCTATAATGGGCTTGTGGCACGATACGAGAAAGCCAAAAATACACTTGAAAAAATTGAGGAGCTTCGTCAAGCCCGTCGGGTGAAGAGAGAGCAACTGGATGCCTTTCTTGCTACGTTGCTACGGCAGGATTCTGTTTTGATAGAGTTTGACGAAACTCTTTGGTTTGCGGTGATGGATAAAGTCACGGTCTATGCTTCCATGATATCCAGTTTACTTTTAGGGATGGTATGGTAA
- a CDS encoding efflux RND transporter periplasmic adaptor subunit gives MKSDLSKIGLFSRVKQSGFKKRNVLIGILLIAVVFGGVYGLKQKKVVAEVTIKNIKTQKVTLASLSTIVDYASKFDPAQEVQVFPKTGGKVSSINVDIGDQVTAGQVLFSLDTAELQAQLQIQQAALATAQANLARTSLTSEQTLNKSQITYNDAKNNYEKTKTLYDAGAVSKQELDGTKTKYDNATIDLKAAQGDLASAAAAAQVEQSKASVSSAQIQLNNVTVASPISGIVSVKDVKVGGIASSQSGSVTVIDASNMMAEINVPDIVIGKIKVGQTVPVSINAAKDKSVSGVIDKISPNANSKDNCYLVKVKIDNSKRELTAGMFIKLSLPAESKTNILTVPNEALKIENNVNYLFVVIDGMVKKVAVSVGISNNKSTEVAGNITEGMNVITEGQSFLNEGEKVNMVQ, from the coding sequence TTGAAATCGGATCTTAGCAAAATTGGGCTGTTTAGCAGGGTAAAGCAATCTGGTTTTAAGAAAAGAAATGTATTGATCGGCATACTCTTAATAGCGGTTGTCTTTGGCGGAGTTTATGGTCTTAAACAAAAAAAAGTTGTGGCCGAAGTGACTATAAAAAACATTAAGACACAAAAGGTAACGCTTGCTTCGTTGTCGACCATAGTAGACTACGCGAGTAAATTTGATCCGGCCCAGGAAGTACAGGTTTTCCCCAAGACAGGAGGAAAAGTTTCAAGTATCAATGTTGATATCGGTGATCAAGTGACCGCAGGACAGGTGCTCTTCAGCTTAGATACGGCAGAGCTTCAGGCTCAGTTGCAAATACAACAGGCGGCCTTGGCCACAGCCCAGGCAAATTTAGCGAGAACAAGCTTAACGTCTGAACAAACCTTAAATAAATCACAAATAACCTATAATGATGCTAAAAACAATTATGAAAAGACAAAGACCTTATACGATGCTGGAGCCGTTTCCAAGCAAGAATTGGACGGTACCAAAACCAAATATGATAATGCCACGATTGATCTCAAAGCGGCTCAAGGAGATTTAGCATCGGCAGCTGCAGCGGCACAAGTCGAACAATCGAAGGCAAGTGTGAGTTCTGCTCAGATTCAGCTTAATAATGTCACCGTAGCCTCTCCTATTTCGGGAATAGTATCGGTGAAAGATGTTAAAGTTGGAGGAATCGCCAGTAGTCAATCAGGGTCAGTGACTGTGATTGATGCCAGTAATATGATGGCGGAAATCAACGTTCCAGATATTGTGATCGGCAAAATCAAGGTTGGACAAACAGTGCCTGTGAGCATCAATGCCGCAAAGGATAAAAGTGTGTCGGGAGTCATCGACAAGATTAGTCCTAACGCCAATTCAAAAGACAATTGCTATCTGGTGAAAGTAAAAATTGATAACTCGAAGCGTGAATTAACCGCAGGCATGTTTATCAAACTATCGCTACCCGCTGAAAGCAAAACTAATATATTGACAGTTCCCAATGAAGCCCTTAAAATTGAAAATAATGTAAATTATTTATTTGTAGTGATCGATGGGATGGTCAAAAAGGTGGCGGTGTCAGTGGGTATTTCCAACAATAAAAGTACCGAAGTAGCCGGAAATATCACCGAAGGCATGAATGTCATCACTGAAGGACAGAGCTTCTTAAATGAAGGAGAAAAAGTTAACATGGTTCAATAG
- a CDS encoding efflux RND transporter permease subunit, whose protein sequence is MNVTEISVKRPAAMWMVVILFVGLGIIGYNSMGANLLPAMNIPIISVTTAYNGASAEDIRKDIIKPIEDSVSGISGVDTINSTAKEGYGTVTVMFKMSADINTAYLDVQKAIETTSAALPANAGKPVLYKMDTNAIPILLLSIKGDTVGNDELYNEADIIKQAIEKIPGVGNINVSGGSKKQLMIKLDKSAMEYYGIGVNALIGKFNSANANVPAGEIKQDNVNQSVRVIGQFQKIEDAQNMMIPTANGGTVRLGNIAQISLEEPEATSLSRFNGGQTITLVVGKQSDANVVEVAKSVKKELETIKKTIPSGIEMDIAFDTTTFITNSLSEVKTNLFEGIIITALVLYAFFRSFRSSFVVLISIPTSLIATFFMMYKLNFTLNMMSLMGLSLVVGTLVDDSIVVLESIQRHLDKGKGLFKAAIDGRMEVGMAAVAISLCDIVVFAPVSLMSGMIGQYFKEFGLTIVVATMFSLLVSFTITPMLASRLLKTEKKEVTPEHKKAGLFGKVTKKYREALIWSLEHRKRVLLFVLVGIILSFALVPLGALKTEFVPTADQSSFSVDIALAPGSTLKQTNDKVALLESYLHDTKEVKSYFAMIGLTGQNSKDKSVAQIYVNLVPKGDRKKTQSQVASEVRSFGKSMTGVEFNVAESNSGGGSSKPVSISIKGSNQATLETLSKQVENVIKTVPGVTDVSNTSDAKSSELRVTMDSLAAVQAGISTTDVGSTIRMALQGANAGVFRSNDSENDITLKFMDGQIKNAEDIKSIKIMSQAGKLVPLSQVATVVRAENQPSLSREDKQDVITIGANLQGRVLGEVTKDIQDKMKTVTVPSGYTISYGATQKNMADSFASLGLALAASLALVYMILVVLYESFLTPAIRMISLPCAIIGALPFLALTGQTLNMMSFIGLIMLEGLSAKNGTLLIDYTNTLMHEGMSLKDALIQSGTTRLRPIIMTSATMIVAMLPVALGMGEGSEMKKSMAIVIIGGMVMSTLLTPIVLPVVYTIMDDLTKRFFKKRKTINTGEVQQIEIGS, encoded by the coding sequence ATGAATGTTACAGAAATATCGGTCAAAAGACCAGCGGCTATGTGGATGGTGGTCATACTATTTGTAGGGTTAGGAATCATCGGCTACAACAGCATGGGCGCCAATTTACTGCCAGCGATGAATATTCCCATAATCTCTGTCACGACAGCCTATAATGGCGCAAGTGCCGAGGACATTCGAAAAGACATCATCAAACCGATTGAAGATTCTGTCTCAGGGATCAGCGGGGTAGACACCATTAACTCGACCGCCAAAGAGGGATATGGTACAGTCACGGTGATGTTTAAAATGTCTGCAGATATCAATACCGCCTACTTAGATGTCCAAAAAGCGATAGAAACGACGTCAGCTGCTCTTCCTGCAAATGCTGGTAAGCCAGTGTTATATAAAATGGATACTAACGCCATTCCGATTTTGTTGCTTTCTATTAAAGGCGATACGGTTGGGAATGATGAACTTTACAATGAAGCCGATATCATCAAACAAGCGATCGAAAAGATTCCTGGTGTCGGTAATATTAATGTGAGCGGTGGAAGCAAGAAACAATTAATGATTAAGCTTGATAAATCTGCCATGGAGTATTATGGCATAGGTGTTAACGCTTTAATCGGTAAATTCAACTCCGCCAATGCCAACGTACCTGCCGGAGAAATTAAACAGGATAATGTTAATCAGTCAGTGAGAGTTATTGGGCAATTCCAAAAAATCGAGGATGCCCAAAATATGATGATCCCGACAGCCAATGGAGGAACGGTACGACTTGGCAATATTGCTCAGATTAGTCTGGAGGAGCCAGAGGCCACCTCCTTATCCAGGTTTAATGGCGGGCAAACAATAACCTTAGTTGTCGGCAAACAAAGTGATGCGAATGTTGTAGAAGTGGCTAAGAGTGTCAAAAAAGAATTAGAGACCATTAAAAAGACCATTCCCAGTGGAATAGAAATGGATATCGCCTTTGATACGACTACGTTCATCACAAATTCTTTATCTGAGGTAAAAACCAACCTTTTTGAAGGGATTATTATTACCGCTTTAGTCCTATATGCCTTTTTCCGCAGTTTCAGATCCTCCTTCGTCGTTTTAATATCGATACCGACCTCGCTGATTGCGACCTTTTTTATGATGTATAAACTAAATTTCACCTTAAATATGATGTCCCTGATGGGATTATCGTTAGTTGTTGGTACCTTAGTGGATGATTCGATTGTTGTCCTTGAAAGCATTCAGAGGCATCTGGATAAGGGTAAAGGCCTATTCAAAGCTGCCATTGATGGTCGGATGGAGGTCGGAATGGCCGCCGTGGCGATTAGTCTCTGCGACATTGTTGTCTTTGCTCCGGTATCTTTGATGTCCGGCATGATTGGCCAGTATTTTAAAGAATTTGGTTTGACCATCGTTGTAGCAACGATGTTTTCTCTGCTGGTATCCTTTACGATTACGCCGATGCTTGCCTCAAGACTCTTAAAAACAGAAAAGAAAGAGGTCACTCCTGAACATAAAAAAGCAGGTCTTTTTGGTAAAGTTACGAAAAAATATCGTGAGGCCCTCATATGGTCACTGGAACACAGGAAAAGAGTCCTATTATTTGTCCTAGTAGGAATAATTTTAAGCTTTGCACTGGTTCCTTTGGGAGCCTTAAAGACAGAATTTGTACCGACCGCCGATCAAAGCAGTTTCAGCGTTGATATTGCCCTTGCCCCTGGTTCGACCTTAAAGCAGACGAATGATAAGGTCGCCTTGCTAGAAAGTTATTTGCATGATACAAAAGAAGTCAAAAGCTACTTTGCCATGATCGGCCTAACTGGGCAAAACAGCAAAGATAAATCCGTTGCCCAAATCTATGTCAATCTGGTTCCCAAAGGCGACCGTAAAAAAACCCAGAGTCAAGTTGCCAGTGAAGTTCGTAGCTTCGGGAAAAGCATGACTGGTGTAGAGTTTAACGTAGCAGAATCTAATTCTGGGGGAGGTTCTTCGAAGCCTGTTTCCATCAGTATTAAAGGAAGTAACCAGGCTACACTCGAAACTCTGTCCAAGCAGGTAGAAAATGTGATCAAGACAGTTCCCGGTGTCACAGATGTTAGTAACACCTCGGATGCCAAAAGCAGTGAACTAAGAGTTACCATGGATAGTCTTGCTGCTGTGCAGGCCGGGATTTCCACCACCGATGTCGGTAGTACGATTCGAATGGCTTTGCAGGGTGCCAACGCCGGGGTATTTAGATCCAATGATTCGGAAAATGATATTACCCTTAAATTCATGGATGGACAGATTAAGAATGCCGAAGATATTAAATCCATAAAAATCATGAGTCAAGCAGGTAAGCTAGTCCCTCTAAGTCAGGTTGCTACTGTGGTTCGAGCCGAGAATCAACCCTCCTTATCGAGAGAAGATAAACAGGACGTTATTACCATCGGAGCCAATCTCCAAGGACGGGTGCTAGGCGAGGTTACGAAGGATATTCAAGATAAAATGAAAACGGTTACTGTTCCTTCAGGCTACACCATAAGTTATGGTGCAACTCAGAAGAATATGGCCGATTCCTTTGCTTCACTTGGCTTGGCGTTAGCTGCGTCTTTGGCGCTGGTATATATGATCTTAGTTGTGCTTTATGAGTCCTTTTTAACTCCGGCCATCAGAATGATTTCCCTTCCCTGTGCGATCATTGGAGCTCTTCCCTTCTTGGCTTTAACCGGACAAACCCTAAATATGATGTCGTTTATTGGTTTAATTATGCTGGAAGGACTTTCCGCGAAGAATGGTACCTTGTTAATCGACTATACCAATACGTTGATGCATGAAGGCATGAGCTTAAAAGATGCTCTGATTCAATCAGGGACCACAAGGTTAAGACCTATTATCATGACGAGTGCAACGATGATTGTTGCCATGCTTCCAGTCGCTCTGGGAATGGGTGAAGGCAGTGAGATGAAAAAGAGTATGGCCATCGTAATTATTGGGGGAATGGTCATGTCAACGTTACTAACACCGATTGTTTTGCCCGTTGTTTATACCATAATGGATGATTTAACAAAACGTTTCTTCAAGAAAAGAAAAACAATAAATACCGGGGAGGTTCAGCAAATTGAAATCGGATCTTAG
- a CDS encoding sulfite exporter TauE/SafE family protein — translation MGIIHAFDLSVWQWVCVIIAAFLVGFSKTGISGFLMPVIPILASLFGGKESTGIILPLLIVGDAFALYYYQRHAEWSNIIKLLPWTYLGLIIGVITGSNVNDKQFKLFIAISVILCLIILIYMERKGENFKVPKSAWFYVVMGALSGFTSMIGNAAGSIFSVYLLAMDFKKNGFMGTTAWFFFIINLSKVPLQIFFWHNISFKTFGITIGMIPAIAAGALLGAIVIKKVNEKQFRILIIIMTAAAAVRLLI, via the coding sequence ATGGGGATAATTCATGCATTTGATTTATCGGTATGGCAGTGGGTATGTGTAATTATTGCTGCATTCTTGGTTGGATTCTCCAAAACTGGAATAAGCGGATTTTTAATGCCTGTAATACCTATACTAGCTTCCTTATTTGGCGGGAAGGAGTCTACAGGTATTATACTGCCCCTTCTTATCGTAGGGGATGCTTTTGCATTATACTATTATCAGCGCCATGCGGAGTGGAGTAATATTATAAAGCTTTTACCATGGACATACCTGGGGCTAATAATAGGAGTAATAACTGGAAGCAACGTTAATGACAAACAATTTAAGCTGTTCATAGCTATTTCGGTTATCTTATGTCTGATCATCTTAATTTACATGGAAAGAAAAGGAGAAAACTTTAAGGTTCCGAAGAGTGCGTGGTTTTATGTTGTCATGGGAGCTCTAAGTGGTTTTACTTCTATGATTGGTAACGCTGCAGGTTCAATATTCAGCGTTTATTTACTAGCCATGGATTTCAAAAAGAATGGCTTCATGGGTACAACTGCCTGGTTCTTTTTTATTATTAATTTATCTAAAGTACCATTACAGATTTTTTTCTGGCATAATATTTCTTTTAAAACGTTTGGGATTACTATAGGTATGATCCCTGCAATTGCTGCAGGTGCTCTATTAGGGGCAATCGTAATTAAGAAGGTAAACGAAAAACAATTTCGCATTCTAATTATCATCATGACTGCAGCAGCAGCTGTAAGGTTGTTAATATAA
- a CDS encoding DUF1847 domain-containing protein, with amino-acid sequence MCKETKNLSCADCGLVNCYRREKSFPQFCLTTNTNNEMIEEANRLYQNDEFVSKFSHAAAEIEGTYFGKITRVEEIVLFAKRIGAKKIGIATCVGLMSEAKTFAKILNSKGLESFCVVCKVSSIDKTEIGIDEKFKIKKGSHESLCNPVLQAKLLNKEKTELNVIVGLCVGHDSIFIKYSEAPVTTLITKDRVLAHNPAGALYTSGFYYTRLLEENDTE; translated from the coding sequence ATGTGTAAAGAAACTAAGAATCTTAGTTGCGCAGACTGCGGACTTGTAAACTGCTATAGGAGAGAAAAAAGCTTTCCACAATTCTGCCTCACAACGAATACTAATAATGAAATGATCGAAGAAGCGAATAGGCTTTATCAAAACGATGAGTTCGTTTCTAAGTTTTCCCATGCGGCGGCAGAGATTGAGGGGACATACTTTGGTAAGATAACTCGTGTAGAAGAAATTGTTCTCTTTGCTAAAAGAATTGGAGCAAAAAAAATTGGGATCGCAACCTGTGTTGGTTTAATGAGTGAAGCTAAAACCTTTGCAAAAATACTTAATTCAAAAGGACTGGAAAGTTTTTGTGTGGTCTGTAAGGTAAGCTCAATTGACAAAACAGAAATCGGAATAGACGAAAAATTTAAAATCAAAAAGGGCAGTCATGAATCCTTATGTAATCCTGTTTTGCAAGCAAAGTTACTTAATAAAGAAAAGACAGAGCTAAATGTAATCGTCGGGCTATGTGTTGGTCATGACTCTATTTTCATTAAGTACTCAGAGGCACCTGTGACAACGCTTATTACTAAGGATCGTGTACTTGCCCATAATCCTGCTGGAGCATTATATACAAGCGGATTTTACTATACAAGATTGCTTGAGGAAAATGATACTGAATAA
- a CDS encoding amino acid permease encodes MGALGTDAVINEPNSPMLLLAQQSFGSVGATITVFMLIASMVLIIQTAFFGSARAMESMAKEENLPAIFGKTNIHGTPVFEMVVTALFNMALIMLKSPAAVLAASAIGYICANGISLFAYVKVYSDKRFRSLPREFKAPSGWKIIALICALINIPLYLVGITYLNALDSGWSSTLVGLGVLLLYIPLWFYTQRLVSKNQQNHVIKSKAA; translated from the coding sequence ATCGGAGCGCTTGGGACAGATGCCGTAATCAATGAACCAAACTCGCCCATGCTGTTGCTCGCTCAGCAGTCTTTCGGAAGCGTCGGTGCGACGATTACCGTGTTTATGCTGATTGCCTCTATGGTTCTGATCATCCAGACCGCGTTTTTCGGCTCCGCCAGAGCGATGGAGTCTATGGCGAAGGAGGAGAATCTTCCGGCGATTTTCGGAAAAACGAATATTCATGGAACTCCAGTGTTTGAAATGGTGGTCACGGCGCTTTTCAATATGGCGCTCATCATGCTAAAATCCCCTGCGGCCGTTCTTGCCGCTTCGGCAATTGGCTACATTTGCGCCAACGGCATCAGCCTGTTCGCCTATGTAAAAGTATACTCCGACAAAAGGTTTCGTTCGCTACCCAGAGAATTCAAGGCTCCTTCCGGATGGAAGATCATCGCTCTGATTTGCGCGCTGATCAATATTCCGCTGTACCTTGTTGGAATTACGTATCTGAACGCCCTGGACTCCGGCTGGTCGTCCACACTTGTGGGACTGGGTGTGCTTCTTTTATATATCCCGCTGTGGTTTTATACCCAGCGCCTTGTCTCGAAAAATCAACAAAACCATGTTATCAAATCAAAAGCAGCCTGA
- a CDS encoding C-GCAxxG-C-C family protein: MKIDEFERGYLMKSDVAIECFSSGFNCAQAVFSTYCDALGLETELAKRIACGFGAGMGYIGETCGAVTGAIMLIGLKYGKVDVDDNAAKDITYELVQEFTKRFKAINSSVKCKELLGFDLSIPEDLDTVKEKQLFSILCPKFVRDSSEIIEELLEVSE, from the coding sequence GTGAAAATAGATGAATTTGAAAGGGGCTATTTAATGAAATCTGATGTTGCTATTGAATGTTTTTCATCAGGATTTAACTGTGCTCAAGCTGTATTTTCAACTTACTGTGATGCCTTAGGATTAGAAACAGAACTGGCAAAAAGAATTGCTTGCGGTTTCGGGGCTGGTATGGGATATATTGGTGAAACTTGCGGTGCGGTAACTGGTGCCATTATGTTGATCGGTTTGAAATATGGTAAGGTTGATGTAGACGATAATGCGGCAAAAGATATAACATATGAACTCGTTCAAGAGTTTACTAAAAGATTTAAAGCTATTAATAGCTCGGTGAAGTGTAAAGAGTTGCTAGGTTTTGATCTTAGTATTCCCGAAGATCTGGATACTGTAAAGGAAAAGCAACTTTTCAGCATACTTTGTCCCAAGTTCGTTAGGGATTCGTCTGAAATAATAGAAGAATTATTAGAGGTATCCGAATAA